The following proteins are co-located in the Polystyrenella longa genome:
- a CDS encoding lysophospholipid acyltransferase family protein, translated as MKNKRALQHRLEYIVFRSLICFVEALPTKTGIRLAEMLGWFITYGLPRKLTRYKVARANLKIAFGDSLSEQEIERIFYKMWVHLFRLVIEIPQHTRKMRLYNCADVLQFRYRDYSTRALCAGRPLILLSGHFGNWEIANTTFGLFGYPAGVVARDLDNPYIHRWFEKFRQFTGHSLISKKGGGSEMTDLIEKGGVVALLGDQDAGKRGMFVPFFGKDASTFKSIALLSIQMDAPILVGYTYRLPDNFVNRRWTGFEMGCADIIDPRRYADTDAIRGITEDFTLALENSIRRAPEQYFWVHRRWKSEPRQRKKKPAAV; from the coding sequence GTGAAAAACAAGCGAGCGCTCCAACATCGACTGGAATACATTGTCTTCCGGTCACTGATTTGTTTTGTTGAGGCACTGCCGACGAAGACCGGCATTCGCCTGGCGGAAATGCTTGGTTGGTTCATAACCTATGGATTGCCTCGAAAGTTGACTCGCTACAAAGTCGCCCGGGCTAACCTGAAAATCGCCTTCGGAGACTCACTCTCTGAACAGGAAATTGAGCGTATCTTCTACAAGATGTGGGTGCACTTATTTCGGCTGGTGATCGAGATTCCACAGCATACCCGAAAAATGCGCTTATATAACTGTGCCGATGTGCTTCAATTTCGCTATCGGGATTATTCAACCCGAGCTCTCTGTGCAGGACGACCACTCATCCTCTTATCTGGCCATTTCGGTAACTGGGAAATCGCCAATACCACCTTCGGGCTGTTCGGTTACCCTGCCGGAGTAGTCGCGCGAGATTTGGACAACCCATACATTCATCGCTGGTTCGAAAAGTTCCGTCAGTTCACTGGTCACAGTCTGATCTCCAAAAAAGGGGGCGGTAGCGAGATGACCGACCTGATCGAGAAGGGGGGGGTAGTGGCGTTGCTGGGAGACCAGGATGCCGGCAAACGGGGTATGTTCGTCCCATTTTTCGGTAAAGATGCATCGACTTTCAAATCGATCGCTCTGCTGTCGATCCAGATGGATGCTCCTATTCTGGTCGGATACACCTACCGGCTCCCCGATAATTTTGTGAATCGTCGCTGGACCGGTTTTGAAATGGGCTGCGCGGACATTATCGATCCTCGCCGTTATGCCGACACGGATGCTATCCGGGGGATCACCGAGGACTTCACTCTCGCCCTGGAAAACTCGATTCGCAGGGCTCCAGAGCAGTACTTCTGGGTCCACCGTCGCTGGAAGAGCGAACCCCGGCAACGGAAGAAGAAACCAGCAGCCGTCTGA
- a CDS encoding Gfo/Idh/MocA family protein: MATGFGLVGCGMISNFHAQAIEKIRGAKLVGCFDMVPASADRFAEKHGCTPYHDLDEMLANDDIHVINICTPSGAHMEPGVKAANAGKHVLVEKPLEITLKRCDAIINACKKNKVKLGTIMPSRFGAVNIALKEAVDSKRFGKLTIGDSYVKWWRTQEYYDSGGWRGTWKLDGGGAYMNQAIHNVDLLYWFMGDVKEVVALTDTLAHKRIEVEDAGVAALRFANGALGTIEATTCAYPGFLKKTEIHGTEGSAIVEQDDLLHWEFEKKDRKDNGIRKKFSQKAGGTGGASDPSAISFAGHQAQFTDFISVLNTNKKPLVDGEEGRKSVEIILAIYQSSWTGKKVTLPLKRDPKIPEALKLGK; the protein is encoded by the coding sequence ATGGCAACAGGATTCGGCCTCGTGGGATGTGGAATGATTTCCAACTTCCACGCACAGGCGATCGAAAAGATACGAGGAGCGAAACTGGTCGGTTGTTTCGACATGGTTCCCGCGTCCGCAGACCGGTTTGCAGAAAAACATGGCTGCACTCCGTATCACGATCTGGATGAGATGCTCGCGAACGATGACATTCATGTCATCAATATTTGTACTCCTTCCGGAGCCCACATGGAGCCGGGAGTCAAAGCAGCCAACGCCGGAAAACATGTTCTCGTCGAGAAACCGCTGGAAATTACTTTGAAGCGTTGCGATGCGATCATCAATGCCTGTAAGAAAAACAAAGTGAAACTGGGAACGATCATGCCTTCCCGTTTCGGCGCGGTGAACATCGCTCTGAAAGAAGCGGTCGACAGCAAACGCTTCGGGAAACTGACCATCGGCGATTCCTACGTCAAATGGTGGCGCACGCAAGAGTACTATGACAGTGGCGGATGGCGTGGAACCTGGAAACTGGATGGCGGCGGCGCTTATATGAATCAGGCGATTCATAATGTCGACTTGCTGTACTGGTTCATGGGTGATGTCAAAGAAGTAGTGGCCCTCACCGATACGCTGGCTCATAAACGAATCGAAGTCGAAGACGCTGGCGTCGCGGCCTTGCGGTTTGCCAATGGGGCTTTGGGCACGATCGAAGCGACGACCTGTGCTTATCCTGGTTTCCTCAAGAAGACAGAGATCCACGGCACTGAAGGTTCAGCCATCGTTGAACAAGACGACCTGCTGCACTGGGAATTCGAAAAGAAAGACCGTAAAGATAACGGGATTCGCAAGAAATTCTCACAGAAAGCGGGCGGTACTGGCGGTGCAAGTGATCCGTCTGCGATCAGTTTCGCCGGGCATCAGGCACAGTTCACCGATTTCATCAGTGTACTGAATACAAACAAGAAACCGCTGGTGGATGGCGAAGAAGGACGGAAGAGTGTCGAGATCATTCTCGCGATCTATCAGTCTTCCTGGACCGGTAAGAAAGTGACTCTCCCACTGAAACGGGATCCTAAAATTCCTGAAGCCCTTAAGCTCGGCAAATAA
- a CDS encoding DUF1501 domain-containing protein has product MIEIPSSEINRRELLSKVGSGFGMLGVAGMLGNSVQGATTTAPAVSATTMQGLPHFLPKAKRVIFLFMSGGPSQMDTFDPKPALEKYAGQRPPSADVRTASKTTGLMPSTRKFINSGESGIPVADTFEKLRHHVDDMAIVRSMHTDFPNHAPALCMMNLGTLTPTRPSLGSWMSYGLGTENQNLPSFVALCPGKPVLGPKLWGSAFLPGQYQGTHINHKDLNPEKMIPNLRNEVVNATDQREQIDFLQALNQQHAELRSNDKQLETRIKSMELAYRMQFTAMEAFDIRQESERTQAAYGSSSFSQACLMARRLSESGVRFVQVYYGDRQPWDTHSNHNKSNERLCRDIDQPIAQLLTDLKQRGLLEETLVVWGGEFGRTPTTQGNDGRDHNPFGFCMWMAGGGIKGGTVHGSTDEFGFKAIENKVHVHDLHATIMHLMGIDHERLTYRYGGRDFRLTDVHGRVVNEIIA; this is encoded by the coding sequence ATGATTGAAATTCCATCATCAGAAATTAATCGCCGCGAACTTCTTTCCAAAGTGGGAAGCGGGTTCGGAATGCTTGGTGTCGCGGGAATGCTGGGAAACTCCGTACAAGGGGCGACCACTACTGCCCCAGCAGTTTCGGCTACCACGATGCAAGGACTTCCCCATTTTCTACCAAAGGCAAAGCGGGTGATTTTCCTCTTCATGAGTGGTGGTCCGTCTCAGATGGATACGTTCGATCCCAAACCGGCACTCGAAAAGTACGCGGGCCAGCGTCCCCCCTCTGCCGACGTACGAACGGCGTCGAAAACCACCGGTTTGATGCCTTCGACTCGCAAGTTCATCAATTCCGGGGAATCGGGCATTCCGGTTGCGGACACCTTCGAAAAACTGCGTCACCATGTGGACGACATGGCGATTGTTCGCTCCATGCACACGGACTTTCCCAACCATGCCCCTGCTCTTTGCATGATGAACCTGGGAACGCTGACTCCGACCCGGCCTAGCCTAGGGTCGTGGATGTCTTATGGACTTGGGACAGAAAATCAGAATCTGCCTTCTTTTGTCGCACTTTGTCCAGGGAAACCTGTACTGGGTCCGAAATTATGGGGAAGCGCATTTCTGCCCGGCCAATATCAGGGAACGCATATTAATCACAAGGACCTCAATCCGGAGAAGATGATTCCTAACCTGCGAAACGAAGTGGTTAATGCAACTGATCAGCGAGAGCAAATTGACTTTCTGCAGGCATTGAATCAGCAACATGCGGAATTGAGATCGAACGACAAACAGCTGGAAACACGCATCAAAAGCATGGAGTTGGCCTATCGAATGCAGTTTACTGCGATGGAAGCATTTGATATCCGTCAGGAATCGGAAAGAACTCAGGCAGCATACGGAAGTAGCTCCTTCTCTCAAGCCTGTTTGATGGCTCGGCGATTAAGTGAAAGCGGCGTCAGGTTTGTGCAGGTTTATTATGGCGACCGTCAGCCTTGGGATACCCATAGCAACCACAATAAATCGAATGAACGCTTGTGCCGTGACATTGATCAACCGATCGCTCAATTGCTGACGGATCTTAAGCAGCGAGGACTTCTGGAAGAGACTCTGGTCGTCTGGGGTGGTGAATTTGGCCGTACCCCTACGACACAAGGGAATGACGGTCGCGATCACAACCCGTTTGGTTTTTGTATGTGGATGGCAGGGGGAGGAATCAAAGGGGGAACCGTTCACGGTTCGACCGATGAATTTGGCTTCAAGGCAATCGAAAACAAAGTCCACGTCCATGATCTGCACGCGACGATCATGCATTTGATGGGGATCGACCACGAACGCCTGACCTATCGCTACGGTGGTCGCGATTTCCGTTTAACCGATGTGCATGGCCGCGTCGTGAATGAAATCATCGCTTAA
- a CDS encoding DUF1553 domain-containing protein, giving the protein MTLNLSTVLKLHALVLAILASNVLWNQQVCADEAVGGETSPAKAKAGIEFFEARIRPILIKHCYECHSSETDGLQAGLYLDSRDGLLEGGDTGPAIVPGNPKESLLLQTLHYSDDTYQMPPSGKLPANIIADFQKWIELGAPDPRKREGEKPKSGVDLESAKGFWSFQAPQKHEPPTVQKEEWIQRPIDSFVLAKLEESNLTPANAADRRTLIRRTYLDLIGMPPSPAQVDAFLADESDRAFEKVVDELLSSPRYGERWGRHWLDVVRYAEDNTNMGPHNGPYEHAWRYRDWVIQALNEDVPYDQFLIRQLATDFLPETGPEDLPALGLLGIGPQNHKEVALAQVVLENRFADDWEDRVDIVGRGLQGLTLACARCHDHKYDPISVEDYYGLASVFASVRQTTRPIISEEEIAKTQPARDQVAEFEKQIKTAQVELKEIAEKLKMADDATKATLSTRKGELEATVKQQQTEIKTIKDSTPGFVIPVANSLSEETIRVEEITPEKMKLEFYDKPRDLNIFVRGDAGNLGEPVSRRYLEVLAEEEPKPFTKGSGRLELARAIASPENPLTARVIVNRVWKQHFGEGLVDTPSNFGTLGSQPSHPELLDDLTVRFIEAGWSLKWLHREILLSATWQQSSESNNSPEQQNSDPANRLLSHFNRRRLEVESYRDSMLAVSGLYDDSMGGKSVDPTDPMNGRRTVYSEISRHKLNGLLAAFDYPDPGLHCAARSQTTTPLQQLFVMNSPFIRKQVDALYARLKTEANRDDTRAGMNWAYQVLYGRSPSEEELTLGQQYVEQLIEQLRNRPSEFNAPPSFAGNRVTAELADFGDVYSVEMLVWNGLPNEARPITAYFFSRGEQLKAGCPGDHLGIIGNHQGGANKGKLIFFNGDQHRESLYGKTMLKPETWNHVVLVREGTRVSVYLNGNPEPEIQGELKTTTATEETKYFFGGRSDGFANLEGKLSDLSVYPHPLSPSDVISHYQSSGCQNGMFEPAVDYGQVVLSSAPSVYLQLRTDYPDSARAEDLSPAKLHGIYEGRTEIVEEEGMAWKRYLHALLISNEMLYYD; this is encoded by the coding sequence ATGACCTTAAATCTCTCAACTGTTTTGAAACTACATGCGCTCGTTCTAGCGATTCTTGCCTCGAATGTTTTATGGAATCAACAGGTCTGCGCGGATGAAGCGGTAGGCGGGGAAACTTCTCCTGCTAAAGCTAAGGCAGGCATCGAATTTTTCGAAGCCCGCATTCGTCCGATTCTGATTAAACATTGCTACGAATGTCATTCGAGTGAAACTGACGGATTGCAGGCAGGTCTTTATCTCGATTCCCGTGACGGGCTGTTAGAAGGTGGCGATACCGGCCCTGCCATCGTTCCGGGAAATCCAAAAGAGAGCTTGCTGCTGCAGACGTTGCACTACAGTGACGACACTTATCAAATGCCCCCCTCCGGTAAACTGCCTGCTAACATCATTGCTGACTTTCAAAAATGGATTGAGTTAGGTGCCCCAGACCCGCGTAAGCGAGAAGGTGAAAAACCGAAGAGTGGCGTTGATCTCGAATCAGCTAAAGGATTCTGGTCATTTCAGGCACCCCAGAAACATGAGCCTCCAACTGTTCAAAAAGAAGAATGGATTCAGCGTCCGATCGATTCCTTCGTTCTGGCTAAACTGGAAGAATCGAATCTGACTCCAGCGAACGCGGCCGACCGACGCACTTTAATTCGTCGAACCTATCTCGATCTGATTGGCATGCCGCCGAGTCCTGCGCAGGTGGATGCGTTTCTCGCTGATGAATCTGACCGAGCGTTTGAGAAAGTCGTTGACGAACTTCTGTCATCGCCCCGATATGGCGAACGCTGGGGACGTCACTGGCTCGATGTCGTCCGTTATGCAGAAGACAATACCAACATGGGGCCGCACAATGGACCTTACGAACATGCCTGGCGTTACCGCGACTGGGTCATTCAAGCGTTGAACGAAGATGTTCCGTACGATCAATTTCTGATCAGGCAACTTGCCACCGATTTTCTTCCTGAGACAGGGCCTGAAGATCTCCCAGCACTCGGTCTGTTGGGCATTGGTCCTCAGAACCACAAAGAAGTCGCCCTTGCTCAGGTTGTTTTGGAAAATCGATTCGCCGATGATTGGGAGGACCGAGTTGATATTGTAGGACGGGGATTACAGGGACTGACATTGGCATGTGCCCGCTGTCATGATCACAAATACGACCCGATCTCGGTTGAAGACTATTACGGTTTAGCGAGCGTGTTCGCCTCGGTTCGGCAGACAACGCGTCCGATTATTTCTGAAGAGGAAATTGCGAAAACGCAACCCGCTCGCGATCAGGTCGCGGAGTTTGAAAAGCAAATCAAAACGGCTCAGGTAGAACTTAAAGAGATCGCCGAAAAACTGAAGATGGCGGACGATGCGACCAAAGCAACATTATCGACGCGCAAGGGCGAACTTGAAGCGACTGTGAAACAACAACAGACTGAGATCAAAACAATCAAGGATTCAACACCCGGGTTTGTCATTCCTGTTGCGAACTCGTTGTCCGAAGAAACGATCCGGGTAGAGGAAATAACACCCGAAAAAATGAAGCTGGAGTTTTATGATAAGCCTCGCGATCTGAACATCTTTGTTCGAGGCGATGCGGGCAACCTGGGTGAACCGGTTTCTCGACGTTACCTGGAAGTGCTGGCGGAGGAAGAGCCAAAACCTTTTACCAAAGGTAGTGGACGTCTGGAACTTGCTCGGGCCATTGCTTCTCCCGAAAATCCGTTGACTGCTCGAGTGATTGTGAATCGTGTTTGGAAACAGCATTTTGGAGAAGGCCTTGTCGATACGCCAAGTAACTTTGGCACGCTCGGTTCGCAGCCCTCGCATCCCGAATTACTGGACGACCTAACGGTTCGGTTTATTGAAGCGGGCTGGTCTTTGAAATGGCTGCATAGGGAAATTCTCTTGTCAGCCACTTGGCAACAGTCGAGTGAATCAAATAACTCTCCAGAGCAACAGAACTCGGACCCGGCAAACAGACTCCTGTCGCACTTCAATCGCAGACGGCTGGAAGTCGAATCCTACCGTGACTCCATGCTGGCTGTTTCGGGGCTGTACGATGATTCAATGGGCGGGAAATCGGTCGATCCCACCGACCCAATGAATGGACGCCGGACGGTTTATTCTGAAATTTCTCGCCACAAACTGAACGGTTTGCTGGCGGCATTCGACTATCCCGATCCCGGACTTCACTGTGCGGCCCGCTCTCAGACAACAACACCATTACAACAACTGTTTGTAATGAACTCACCTTTCATCCGCAAACAAGTAGATGCTCTTTATGCTCGACTGAAAACCGAAGCCAACAGAGACGATACCCGCGCGGGGATGAACTGGGCCTACCAGGTTCTCTATGGCCGGTCGCCGTCTGAAGAGGAACTGACGCTGGGACAACAATACGTCGAACAACTTATCGAACAGTTACGAAATCGTCCCAGTGAATTTAACGCGCCTCCCTCCTTCGCCGGAAACAGGGTAACTGCCGAGTTGGCCGATTTTGGGGATGTTTATTCTGTGGAGATGCTCGTTTGGAATGGTCTACCGAATGAAGCTCGACCTATAACTGCTTACTTCTTCTCCCGTGGAGAACAATTGAAGGCGGGTTGCCCTGGGGATCATCTTGGAATCATTGGAAATCACCAAGGGGGAGCGAACAAAGGGAAGCTGATTTTCTTTAATGGCGATCAACATCGCGAGTCCTTATACGGCAAAACGATGCTCAAACCTGAGACATGGAATCATGTTGTGCTTGTACGCGAGGGAACACGGGTCTCTGTCTATTTAAACGGAAACCCCGAACCAGAGATTCAGGGCGAGCTGAAAACGACAACTGCCACGGAAGAGACTAAATACTTCTTTGGAGGTCGCAGTGACGGATTTGCAAATCTGGAAGGAAAACTTTCGGACCTCTCAGTTTATCCGCATCCGCTGTCACCCTCAGACGTTATTTCGCATTATCAGTCTTCAGGCTGCCAGAATGGAATGTTTGAACCCGCTGTCGACTATGGGCAAGTGGTGCTTTCGTCGGCTCCCTCGGTCTATCTGCAACTGCGAACAGACTACCCCGACTCTGCAAGAGCCGAGGATCTATCGCCAGCGAAGCTACATGGCATATACGAAGGCCGCACGGAAATTGTGGAAGAAGAAGGCATGGCGTGGAAGCGATATTTGCACGCTCTGCTGATTAGTAACGAAATGTTGTACTACGATTGA
- the tyrS gene encoding tyrosine--tRNA ligase — translation MSQFPPVEEQLAVIRRGVEKIVPEEELAKKLEASYKSGKPLRIKYGIDPTGIDLHLGHTVPMRKMRQFQEMGHQAVIIIGNYTALVGDPSGRDETRARLTSEQVEKNAVDYLNQVGKVIDLSQAEVVRNGDWFSKMDFAEMLTLCSKVTIAQLLTRDDFSNRFKAESPIYLHECLYPLMQAWDSVEIKADVELGGTEQLYSFMLARDLQRDQKLSEQVSVMSPILVGLDGERRMGKSLGNYIGISEPAYEMMKKFMQLPDGVMKMFYELLTEIPLEEIDEILKGHPKEAKVKLAKTIISEYHDSSAADEAATRWDREISGGEMPSDIPVVEVATSELDGGKLPAARLLTLTKLCSSSSEARRTIQQGGAKYGEDKVKIESHDQLIDVTSGLLLWVGKKRFCQVELSNK, via the coding sequence ATGTCTCAGTTTCCTCCCGTTGAAGAACAATTAGCGGTAATCCGCCGTGGTGTCGAAAAAATCGTTCCAGAAGAGGAACTCGCTAAAAAACTGGAGGCGAGTTACAAGTCGGGCAAACCTCTGCGCATCAAGTACGGCATTGACCCAACAGGGATCGATCTCCATTTGGGACACACAGTTCCAATGCGAAAAATGCGGCAGTTCCAGGAAATGGGGCATCAGGCGGTCATCATCATCGGCAACTATACTGCCCTTGTGGGGGATCCCAGTGGACGAGATGAAACTCGGGCCCGTTTGACCTCGGAACAGGTCGAGAAGAATGCAGTCGACTATTTGAACCAGGTCGGCAAAGTGATCGATCTTTCCCAAGCCGAAGTTGTTCGCAATGGGGACTGGTTCAGCAAGATGGATTTCGCTGAAATGCTGACGTTGTGCAGCAAGGTCACCATCGCCCAATTGCTAACACGCGACGATTTTTCCAATCGCTTTAAAGCAGAGTCTCCAATCTACCTGCATGAATGTCTTTACCCACTGATGCAGGCGTGGGACTCGGTTGAAATTAAAGCCGATGTGGAACTTGGTGGCACGGAACAGCTCTACAGCTTTATGCTCGCTCGCGATTTACAGCGCGATCAAAAACTTTCTGAACAAGTCAGCGTGATGTCCCCCATTCTTGTTGGCTTGGATGGCGAACGACGCATGGGGAAAAGCCTGGGGAATTACATCGGTATCAGCGAGCCTGCGTATGAAATGATGAAGAAGTTCATGCAGCTGCCCGACGGTGTAATGAAGATGTTCTACGAACTTCTGACAGAAATCCCACTCGAAGAAATCGATGAGATCCTGAAAGGACATCCGAAAGAAGCCAAGGTGAAACTGGCGAAAACAATCATTTCAGAGTACCACGACTCCAGTGCGGCTGATGAAGCGGCGACTCGATGGGATCGGGAGATCTCTGGCGGGGAAATGCCGTCGGATATTCCCGTCGTTGAAGTGGCGACTTCTGAACTGGATGGCGGCAAACTACCCGCTGCACGCCTGCTGACTTTGACGAAGTTATGTTCGTCTTCCAGTGAGGCGCGAAGAACGATCCAACAAGGTGGTGCCAAGTACGGTGAAGATAAAGTGAAGATCGAGTCACACGATCAACTAATTGACGTGACCAGTGGATTACTGCTGTGGGTTGGAAAAAAGCGGTTCTGTCAGGTAGAGTTGTCAAACAAATGA
- a CDS encoding GspE/PulE/PilB domain-containing protein has translation MALDVYKDWLGIPEGDRPPDHYQLLRLLQFEDDPAKIEAHYKKLNAHVRKYATGKFQQESQDLLNELARAMLCLTDPERKQEYDESLGRHFDADVVEEGRKSMGGWLVANGHLSKAQVKEAETFAEARGLDLRDAFVQMRLVEPELATRAYAEEKGRSYVDLNLTLPDDSVLDKTPRRTVKKYSVIPLFIEDDRVLVASVYEPTHELEDEFRLRYGVPMHVVMAPPLQIQQAISKYYAPGMREGASDDDVETTASGKSKSKPKKAKAAKASSGPVVHFSQLEPEEQKKRRQIGAIAINLSFILGYVLDKFVLEPYLLPDALIFGWIPTLGTWGLLGGVLVWLFGSYWK, from the coding sequence GTGGCCTTGGATGTCTATAAAGATTGGCTCGGCATTCCGGAAGGGGATCGCCCCCCGGATCACTATCAGTTGTTGCGATTGCTGCAATTTGAAGATGACCCCGCCAAAATCGAAGCGCATTATAAAAAACTGAATGCGCATGTTCGCAAATACGCCACGGGAAAATTCCAGCAGGAGTCACAGGATCTCCTGAATGAACTCGCGCGAGCGATGTTATGCCTGACTGACCCTGAGCGAAAACAGGAATACGACGAGTCTTTAGGACGACACTTTGACGCCGACGTCGTCGAAGAAGGTCGCAAATCGATGGGCGGATGGCTAGTCGCCAATGGCCATCTCAGCAAAGCTCAGGTAAAAGAGGCGGAAACGTTCGCCGAGGCCCGCGGACTCGATCTGCGCGATGCGTTCGTCCAGATGCGACTGGTTGAACCAGAACTGGCGACTCGTGCTTATGCAGAGGAAAAGGGACGATCATACGTCGACCTCAACCTCACCCTGCCCGATGACTCCGTGCTCGATAAGACACCGCGGCGAACGGTGAAAAAATATTCGGTGATTCCCTTATTCATCGAAGACGACCGGGTGCTGGTCGCGTCCGTCTATGAACCGACACACGAATTGGAAGACGAATTCCGGCTTCGTTATGGCGTGCCAATGCATGTCGTAATGGCCCCCCCATTACAGATTCAGCAGGCGATCTCAAAATACTACGCTCCTGGAATGCGTGAGGGAGCCAGCGATGACGATGTCGAGACGACTGCTTCAGGGAAATCGAAGTCCAAACCCAAAAAGGCTAAGGCGGCGAAGGCATCTTCCGGACCCGTCGTGCACTTCTCTCAGCTCGAACCCGAAGAGCAGAAAAAACGTCGACAGATCGGTGCGATTGCCATCAATCTATCATTCATACTCGGATATGTCCTCGATAAGTTTGTGCTCGAGCCCTACCTTCTTCCTGACGCATTGATCTTTGGCTGGATTCCCACCCTGGGTACTTGGGGATTGCTGGGAGGCGTGCTTGTTTGGCTGTTCGGTTCTTACTGGAAATAA